GTTCGCGTGATTCATGCGGAAGGCCGGCAGGTGACGTTTCAAGTGGAGGCGCACGATAAACACGAATTGATTTTGCGCGGCATTCACAGACGCGCGGTAGTTCGCACCGCAAGTTTTGCCCGGCGGGTTCAAGCCAAGTCATGAACGCACAGCTTCGAGAATTACTGAAGGGAACCTCGCGCTCGTTTTATCTGACGTTGCGCGTACTGCCCGCCGCCGTGCGTCCGCAAATCGGCCTGGCCTATCTGCTCGCCCGCACCGCCGACACCATTGCCGACACGGAGCTCGTCCCGCCGGCGCAACGGCTTGCGGCGCTCCACGTCTTGCGCGAGCGGATTCTGGGCGCGAGCGCCGCGCCGCTGGATTTCGGCGAACTCGCCCGCTCGCAAGCGGCACCTGCCGAACGCGCGTTGCTGGAGAATGTGGAGTTTGCGCTAGTTGCGCTCCGCGATATGTCTGCCGACGACACCAAACTGATCCGCCCCGTGCTCGATACCATCACGAGCGGGCAGGAGTTGGATTTGCGCCGATTCGCGCCGTTGGAGTCCAAACTTCAGCGCGCGGCGGACAAGCTAAAGCTTGAACTCCAACCTCAACCAATCATTGCGCTCCAAACCGATGCTGAACTGGACGACTACACCTATCGCGTCGCCGGTTGCGTCGGCGAATTTTGGACGAAGCTGTGCCGCGCGCATGTTTTCCAGAACTCAAAAGTGGACGACGCCAAGCTTTTGGCGGATGGCATTCGCTTCGGCAAGGGCTTGCAATTGGTGAACATCCTTCGTGACCTGCCCGTGGACTTGCGCAAGGGACGTTGTTATCTGACTTCGGACTCGCTGGCGGAGATGAGATTGAAACCGGCCGATTTGTTGCAACCGGCGAACGCCACGAAGTTCCGCCCACTCTTCACCCGCTATCTCGAGCTTGCGGAATCGCACTTGGCGGCGGGCTGGAATTACACAAACGCAATTCCAGGTCTTCATGTACGATTACGCCTGGCCTGCGCCTGGCCGGTGTTGATCGGAATGAAAACCCTGGCGCGGCTGCGCCAAGGAAATGTCCTCGACCCGCAGCAACGCATCAAAATCACCCGCGCAGAAGTGAAAGCTCTGATCCTCCGTTCGATGGTCGCTTATCCTTGGCCGCCTGCTTGGAAACGACTGTTCCGCGATTCCGGTCATTGACCCACAATTCACCTGTAATAGCTGTTGCATCGCCAGCCAAATTAAAGTATTAAAACCGTATGCAGATTCCAAAATTCCTTTCGATAATTTGCGCCGCTGCGCTTGGCGCGACCACGCTAAACGCCCAGCGAGCTGACACCGATGAGCAGATCAAAGCTCGCGAGCTGTTGCGCCAGAAAATGGCCGAGCTTGACGCCAAACAACCAGCGACGCAGTCGCAGCCACCCGCGCCTCTGTCACCCGAACCGGCAAAACCACCCCAAAAACCAAAGGCCAAGAAGGCGGCTACAAAACCAGCTCCGGTCTTTGCGCCCGTTCCCAACCAACAATTTCCAACCCGGGAATTCTCCGGCGCGCCGCCGCTGACACCTCCCGCGAAGCCGGCGACTGAAACAGCGCCTCCGCCCGCAGCCGTTCCACCTGCAGTCACACCGCGACCAGCGGTCAAGGCCCCGGCGCCTTCCGCACCAGTTGCCGCACCAGCACCGGCCAGGACGGTGGTTCGCGCGTCTGCGCCAGTCGTGAGCACGGCTCGATTAAGTGCGGAAGATGAAGCCAGAGTGCGGGCAGCTTTGCATGAACACATGGGCGCCGCCGGATCTGCTGCGACAACCTCTGACACTCTGTTTCAGAGTGGAGGCAGGACATCCACCACCAAGGCGAGGCAACCGAGAATGGAGGATCACGTTTTTTCCTCTCCGGCCTCACTCCAGTCACCGATCCCCTCAAGTATTTCAAGTTCCAAGCAACAAAGTCTCGCGGAGTTGCTGTCGCTTTACAGAGCCAACGCGATTACTCCCGATGAATACCACAAGCGCCGCGCCCAGATTCTCAGCCAGCCTTAGCCGCAACTCTTGTCGTCAACCCGCCGGGTCGCAACCCGGCGGGTTTTTTTTATTCCGGCACTTTGAACTTTGAACTTTGCGCTTCGCTTTGGCATAACTACGCGCCATGCATGATTTTTGTTATGTCGGTAACCAACTATTCTGCGAGGGCATTTCCGTCGCTTCACTCGCGAGAAAACACGGCACGCCGCTTTACGTTTACTCCCAGCACACGCTGACCGATCATTTTCAAAAACTCGACCAGGCCTTGTCGCCGCTGCCCCACCTCGTCTGCTTTGCGATGAAGTCGAACTCAAATCTCTCCGTGTTGCGGACGCTCGCCAATCTCGGCAGCGGGTTTGACATTGTGAGCGCCGGCGAATTGCAACGTGTCATCGCGGCGGGCGGCGATCCGTGCAAATCCATCTTTGCCGGCGTGGGGAAGACGGAGCAGGAAATCGAGTTTGCTCTCCGACACGGTGTTTATTCATTCAATGCGGAAAGCGAACCGGAACTCACCCGCATCAATCGCGTCGCGGCCCGCTTGCGGACAATCGCGCCGGTCGCCGTGCGCGTGAACCCGAACGTCGATGCGGGAACGCACGCCAAGATCACCACTGGTACGTATGAGAATAAATTTGGCATCGCCTTCGAGCACGTCGATGGTGTCTATGCTCGAGCCAGCCGGTTGAAAAACCTTCGCCTGCACGGCGTGCAGATGCACATTGGCTCACAACTGACCGACGTCAAGCCGTTTGAACAGGCCGTGCGCAAAGTGCTGCCCCTAGTGAAACGATTGAAGGAGAAGTACGCACTGGAGTTTTTCAGCATCGGCGGCGGCTTGGGGATCGTTTATCAGCCGGCGCTGGAAAGCGGCTCGGTCGCGTGGTGGAAATCGACCAGGGCGCAGAACATCCTCACGCCGCAAAAATACGCCGATCGGCTCGTCCCACTGCTGCAACCGCTTGGCTTGCGGATTTTGATTGAGCCGGGCCGGTTCATTTCCGGCAACGCCGGCATTCTCGTGACGCGGATTGAATACGTGAAGCGAACCGGGAGAAAGAATTTTCTCATCGTCGATGCGGCGATGAACGATTTGATCCGCCCGGCTTTTTACGAGGCGTATCACGAGATCGTGCCGCTCGTCCGCAAGGGCGGAAGATTGATCCGCTCGGATGTCGTCGGGCCGGTCTGCGAATCGGGAGATTTTTTTTGCAAAGACCGTCCATTGCCAAAAGTTGGCGAAGGAGACTGCCTCGCCTTGTTGAGCGCCGGGGCTTATGGCTTCGTCATGGCTTCCAACTACAACACTCGTCCTTTGGTGGCGGAGGTCTTGGTCAATGGTCGCCGGTCGGCAGTTGTGCGCCAACGCCAGCCAATAAAAGACATTTGGG
Above is a window of Verrucomicrobiota bacterium DNA encoding:
- a CDS encoding squalene/phytoene synthase family protein — protein: MNAQLRELLKGTSRSFYLTLRVLPAAVRPQIGLAYLLARTADTIADTELVPPAQRLAALHVLRERILGASAAPLDFGELARSQAAPAERALLENVEFALVALRDMSADDTKLIRPVLDTITSGQELDLRRFAPLESKLQRAADKLKLELQPQPIIALQTDAELDDYTYRVAGCVGEFWTKLCRAHVFQNSKVDDAKLLADGIRFGKGLQLVNILRDLPVDLRKGRCYLTSDSLAEMRLKPADLLQPANATKFRPLFTRYLELAESHLAAGWNYTNAIPGLHVRLRLACAWPVLIGMKTLARLRQGNVLDPQQRIKITRAEVKALILRSMVAYPWPPAWKRLFRDSGH
- the lysA gene encoding diaminopimelate decarboxylase codes for the protein MHDFCYVGNQLFCEGISVASLARKHGTPLYVYSQHTLTDHFQKLDQALSPLPHLVCFAMKSNSNLSVLRTLANLGSGFDIVSAGELQRVIAAGGDPCKSIFAGVGKTEQEIEFALRHGVYSFNAESEPELTRINRVAARLRTIAPVAVRVNPNVDAGTHAKITTGTYENKFGIAFEHVDGVYARASRLKNLRLHGVQMHIGSQLTDVKPFEQAVRKVLPLVKRLKEKYALEFFSIGGGLGIVYQPALESGSVAWWKSTRAQNILTPQKYADRLVPLLQPLGLRILIEPGRFISGNAGILVTRIEYVKRTGRKNFLIVDAAMNDLIRPAFYEAYHEIVPLVRKGGRLIRSDVVGPVCESGDFFCKDRPLPKVGEGDCLALLSAGAYGFVMASNYNTRPLVAEVLVNGRRSAVVRQRQPIKDIWAGEKVAVWLR